In Truepera sp., the sequence CCGCGCCCTCGGTGCCGAAGCGCTACCCTGGCCGCACAACGATGGTCGCCGCCAAGACCGGCCTTGGCGTACGCTCGGCTTGCCGGCAAAAGGTTCCGACCACGGGAGGGAGCTTAGCCATGGGTTCCGTTCGCTGGGGCGTAATGAGCACCGCCTGGATCGGCGTCGACATCGTCGTCCCCTCCATGCAGAAGAGCGCGATGATCGACGTCGTGGCGATCGCCAGCCGCGATTTGGCTCGGGCCAAGGCAGCGGCCGAGGCGCGCGGCATCCCGGTTGCGTACGGCAGCTACGAGGAGCTGTTGGCGGCCCCGGCCGTTGACGCCGTCTACATCCCGTTGCCCAACAGCGAGCACGTGCGCTGGGCGGTGCGAGCGCTCGAGGCCGGCAAGCACGTGCTGTGCGAGAAGCCTATCGCCATGGACGCTGAGGAAGCGCGAACGTTGCTGAAGGCCGCACGCGCTCACCCGCACCTCAAGGTGATGGAGGCGCTCATGTACCGCTTCCATCCTCAATGGCAGCAGGCGCTGCGGCAGGTGCGGGGCGGCGTGTTGGGCGAGTTGCGCACGGTGCATTCGTTCTTCTCGTACTTCAACCGGCGCCCTGACAACATCCGCAACCGGCCCGAGTTGGGGGGCGGCGGTCTGCTGGATATCGGTTCCTACAACGTTTCCGTCGCACGCTTCTTGTTCGGCACCGAACCGCGACGCGTGGTGGCCACGGTCGAGTTCGACCCGGACTTCCGCGTCGACAGGCTCGCGTCGGCCATCCTCGACTTCGGCCCCGCCGGCACCGCCACGTTCACCTGCGGCACGCAGCTAGAGGCCTTCCAGCGCGTCCTGGCCGTCGGCACGCAAGGCCTGCTCGAGATCGAGATACCGTTCAACCCGCCGCTCGGCGGCCCCACCAGCACCGTCCTCGAGCGTGGCAACGAGACCACGAGCATGGTGTTCGATCGGGCCGACCACTACACACTTCAGGGCGAGGCGATGTCCCGAGCGATCCTCGACGACACGCCGGTTCCGACGCCCCTTGAGGACGCGGTCGCCAACATGGAAGTGCTCGATGCAGTCTTCCGCAGCGCCGAAGTGGGAACCTGGGTAGAGGTGGGGCCCGGGTAGGCGCCTGGCTCGCGGGGCGCGAGCGGCCGCGGGTCTCGGCGCCTCTGTCCGTTCCGGTGGTTCTCTTAGTTCCGGTGGTTGCGCGTGAGGGCGCGGGGCAGCTCGGTCTGAATTGATCCGCAGTTAGACCGGCTAGGAGTCAGCCGTCCGCCAGGATGCGCAGGTTGGTGCCCCACGGGTCGGCAGTTACCACGCCGCCGCCGACTTCCTGTGCGGCGTAGCCTGCGGCTTCGAGGCTCGCGGCAGTAGCCCGGACATCGTCGAGCGTGGGCAGCACGAGGCTCCAGTCGAGCAGGCGCGCTTCGTCGTCGTTCGCGGGCTCGGCGTTCCCGGCCCAGACGTTGACGCCGAGGTGGTGGTGGTAGCCCCCGGCCGAGAGGAAGAGGGCGCCAGGATAGTTCCACGCCACGCGGTCGAAGCCCAGCCCTTCTGCGTAGAAGCTAGCGGCTTGGGCCAGGTCGCCGACGTGCAGGTGAACGTGCCCGATCGTCGTGCCTGTGGGAACGCCGTTCCAGGCGGTGTTCAGCGCCGCGCGGGCGAGGCCACTCTCGTCGAGGGGCCCCGTGGCCATGACGATCTCGCGGTTCGAGGCCTGCCAGGTTGCGCGGGGACGGTCGGCGTAGACCTCGATGCCGAGACCGTCCGGGTCGTCGAGATAGAGGGCCTCGCTGACGAGGTGATCCGATGCAGCCACGGCCTCCCCCTGGGTGCGGAGGTGACGCAGGAAGGCGCCGAGGGCGGCGCGCTCGGGGAGCAGAATTGCGAAGTGATAGAGGCCAAGGCGGCGGCGCGCGGGACGGGCTCCGGCACGCTCGCGAAGTTTGACGAGCGTCGTGGCGCCGGCCTGGTCGGTGAGCGTTGCCGTGCCGGCCTGGTCGGTGAGCGTTGCCGTGCCGTTGCGGCGCTCGGCGACGCGCAGGCCGAGGACGCGTTCGTACCACTCGAGGGAGCGCACTAGGTCGCTGACCTGCAAGTGGACGGGTCCGAGCCTGGTGGTGACGGGTAGCCGATAGCCGGTGGGTGGGATGCCGATGTTAGTGGCGCCGTTCACAAGCGAAACCTTCGCTCTCAGGCGGGTCCGCCACCTTCGCTCTCAGGGGGTCCGCCACCTTCGCCCTCAGGTGGTGCCCGCCGCCGCGGTGGCGGAGTCGCCTTGCTTCATGTGGGCCCGGCCCCAGCGGTCGATGGCGTCTATCACGGCTTCGAGCTCCCGGCCCGAGTCGGTGAGGCGGTAGTGGGTGCGCGGCGGCATGATCGACTCGACCGTCTTGGCCACGAGACCGAGCCTCTCCAACTGTTCGAGGCGTTGCGACAAGGTGGTGGCGTTGGCGCCGCCGACCGCCCGCGCCAACTCGTTGAAGCCGTGCTCGCCCTCTAGCAACGAGCGCACGATGTGCAACACCCATTTCTCCTGTAGCAGGTCTA encodes:
- a CDS encoding Gfo/Idh/MocA family oxidoreductase, with the translated sequence MGSVRWGVMSTAWIGVDIVVPSMQKSAMIDVVAIASRDLARAKAAAEARGIPVAYGSYEELLAAPAVDAVYIPLPNSEHVRWAVRALEAGKHVLCEKPIAMDAEEARTLLKAARAHPHLKVMEALMYRFHPQWQQALRQVRGGVLGELRTVHSFFSYFNRRPDNIRNRPELGGGGLLDIGSYNVSVARFLFGTEPRRVVATVEFDPDFRVDRLASAILDFGPAGTATFTCGTQLEAFQRVLAVGTQGLLEIEIPFNPPLGGPTSTVLERGNETTSMVFDRADHYTLQGEAMSRAILDDTPVPTPLEDAVANMEVLDAVFRSAEVGTWVEVGPG
- a CDS encoding VOC family protein, with amino-acid sequence MNGATNIGIPPTGYRLPVTTRLGPVHLQVSDLVRSLEWYERVLGLRVAERRNGTATLTDQAGTATLTDQAGATTLVKLRERAGARPARRRLGLYHFAILLPERAALGAFLRHLRTQGEAVAASDHLVSEALYLDDPDGLGIEVYADRPRATWQASNREIVMATGPLDESGLARAALNTAWNGVPTGTTIGHVHLHVGDLAQAASFYAEGLGFDRVAWNYPGALFLSAGGYHHHLGVNVWAGNAEPANDDEARLLDWSLVLPTLDDVRATAASLEAAGYAAQEVGGGVVTADPWGTNLRILADG
- a CDS encoding helix-turn-helix domain-containing protein, with the protein product MASVEHDYCPVYASIDLLQEKWVLHIVRSLLEGEHGFNELARAVGGANATTLSQRLEQLERLGLVAKTVESIMPPRTHYRLTDSGRELEAVIDAIDRWGRAHMKQGDSATAAAGTT